A region of Kribbella sp. NBC_01245 DNA encodes the following proteins:
- a CDS encoding serine hydrolase domain-containing protein, producing the protein MRNKLLAGVAAATLLVGAAAAPAATAIAPERAASSRSDVQKQLDGLVREWKFPAALASVDDGRTQRSYTAGRSQLGGQQPPPRDGRVRAGSNTKTFVAAVVLQLVAEGKVRLDAPIEDYLPGLVRGKGIDGRKITVRQLLQHTSGLPNYTAHMDLAEFEKIVNRYYQPRELLDIALAHPASFPPGTKWEYSNTNYVLAGLLIERVTSRPVAEQVTDRVIKPLNLRGTYWPAVGDKTIKGRHPHGYTHVDGMGVIDVTELDPSWGWAAGQLISTPSDLNRFFSALLGGRLLPAAELAEMKKTVPAEMWPGGRYGLGLVSTPLSCGGIYWGHGGDIPGYETRGGVTTTGRAASIAVTALPGTFEPENAERAAAAVLAAVDTALCS; encoded by the coding sequence ATGAGGAACAAATTGCTGGCCGGGGTTGCCGCGGCAACACTGCTGGTAGGCGCGGCCGCGGCACCAGCCGCCACCGCCATAGCCCCCGAACGCGCCGCGTCGAGCCGGTCGGACGTACAGAAGCAACTCGACGGCCTGGTCCGGGAATGGAAATTCCCAGCGGCCTTGGCATCGGTGGACGATGGAAGAACGCAGCGGTCGTACACGGCAGGCCGTTCGCAACTCGGCGGCCAGCAGCCGCCACCCCGGGACGGACGGGTCAGGGCCGGCAGTAATACAAAGACCTTCGTCGCGGCCGTCGTCCTGCAACTGGTTGCCGAAGGCAAGGTACGACTCGACGCGCCGATTGAGGACTACCTGCCGGGACTGGTCCGCGGTAAGGGGATCGACGGCCGCAAGATCACCGTACGACAGCTGCTGCAGCACACGAGCGGCCTGCCGAACTACACCGCGCACATGGATCTCGCCGAGTTCGAGAAGATCGTCAACCGGTACTACCAGCCGCGCGAGCTGCTCGACATCGCGCTCGCTCATCCGGCCAGCTTTCCGCCCGGCACCAAGTGGGAGTACAGCAACACCAACTACGTACTGGCCGGTTTGCTGATCGAACGCGTCACGAGCCGCCCGGTCGCGGAGCAGGTCACAGATCGCGTCATCAAGCCCCTCAACCTGCGTGGCACCTACTGGCCGGCTGTCGGCGACAAGACGATCAAGGGCCGGCACCCGCATGGCTACACGCATGTGGATGGCATGGGCGTCATCGACGTGACCGAGCTGGATCCCTCGTGGGGATGGGCGGCCGGCCAGCTCATCAGTACTCCCAGCGACTTGAACCGCTTCTTCAGCGCACTGCTGGGTGGACGCCTTCTGCCCGCCGCTGAACTGGCGGAGATGAAGAAGACGGTCCCGGCGGAGATGTGGCCCGGCGGGCGCTACGGCCTCGGCCTGGTCAGTACGCCGCTCTCGTGCGGCGGAATCTACTGGGGCCATGGTGGCGACATCCCGGGTTACGAGACCAGGGGCGGCGTCACCACGACCGGCCGCGCGGCCTCGATCGCCGTGACGGCTCTCCCGGGTACGTTCGAGCCGGAGAACGCCGAACGGGCCGCCGCCGCCGTACTCGCCGCTGTCGACACCGCCTTGTGCAGTTGA
- a CDS encoding phosphotransferase, protein MSVDAVVRKFGAERGEAVAIGFSSATVVRLERRKETLYYKAGAGVSAECDRLLWLGATDFPSPLVRDRGDDWMLTSELPGRDTSQPWPVADRPAVIAAMAAGLRALHQLDVADCPFESPFPGTREVVTHGDFCAPNVFVDPETLRFTGMLDVDSLGVGPRYVDLALMYNSLSNGLNPQYDGQAAAFVQAYGGDPLDSRITYYIDLANAR, encoded by the coding sequence ATGTCGGTCGATGCGGTGGTGCGGAAGTTCGGCGCGGAGCGCGGTGAGGCGGTCGCCATCGGGTTCTCGTCGGCCACGGTGGTTCGGCTCGAGCGCCGGAAGGAAACCCTTTACTACAAGGCTGGAGCGGGTGTCTCGGCTGAGTGCGACCGCTTGCTCTGGCTGGGTGCGACCGACTTCCCCAGCCCGCTGGTGCGTGACCGGGGTGACGACTGGATGCTCACGTCGGAACTGCCCGGGCGGGACACGTCCCAGCCCTGGCCGGTGGCTGATCGGCCCGCGGTGATCGCGGCGATGGCGGCTGGGCTGCGAGCGCTGCACCAACTCGACGTCGCCGATTGCCCTTTCGAGTCGCCCTTTCCCGGCACGCGCGAGGTGGTTACACATGGCGACTTCTGCGCGCCCAACGTCTTCGTCGATCCCGAAACGTTGCGCTTCACCGGCATGCTGGATGTCGACTCGCTTGGGGTGGGGCCGCGGTATGTGGATCTCGCGCTGATGTACAACAGCCTTTCGAACGGCCTCAACCCGCAGTACGACGGGCAGGCCGCCGCCTTTGTGCAGGCGTATGGCGGCGACCCACTCGACTCTCGCATCACGTATTACATCGACCTGGCCAACGCTCGCTAG
- a CDS encoding glycoside hydrolase family 18 protein has translation MSWKKFGLPLFVASAVMIPLGVTAPASASVSAEATAGHTSKRVVGYYTQWSGYDRNFLVSDLIKNGTAAKLTNLNYAFGFLDEAGKCVSSDPWADYQRPFTAEQSVSGKADEAGQPLAGNLNQLKQLKAKYPKLRVSISLGGWTGSKYFSNAALTKKSRAAHVKSCLDMWIKGDLPGAPAGAAAGVFDGIDLDWEWPASEGNAGNVVRPEDKQNFTALVREYRKQLNKLSWNTHRRHNLTAFLPADPVQIDKGFEVRKVFRDLTFATTQGYDYHGSWDPITNQQSAIDGPAGDPSTSEFSSQVTIDAYLQRGAPRSQLVMGVPFYSRGWTGVGPTNNGLFQPATGAAPATYEDGYEDYRLLKPQLSKFQVHRDNKAGFAWLYDGNTFWTWDDPIEMKRKARYISDRHLSGAMIWSLDGDTSDGQLITALYSGLR, from the coding sequence ATGTCGTGGAAGAAGTTCGGCCTGCCCCTGTTCGTGGCCAGTGCCGTCATGATCCCGCTGGGGGTGACCGCGCCCGCCTCTGCTTCCGTTTCCGCCGAAGCGACCGCCGGGCATACGTCCAAGCGCGTGGTCGGCTACTACACCCAGTGGAGTGGCTATGACCGCAATTTCCTGGTCAGTGACCTCATCAAGAACGGTACGGCCGCCAAGCTCACCAACCTGAACTACGCCTTTGGCTTCCTCGACGAAGCCGGCAAGTGCGTCAGTAGCGATCCGTGGGCCGACTACCAGCGTCCCTTCACCGCTGAGCAGAGTGTCAGCGGGAAGGCGGATGAAGCCGGTCAGCCCCTCGCTGGCAACTTGAACCAGCTCAAGCAGCTCAAGGCCAAGTACCCGAAGCTGCGCGTCAGCATCTCCCTTGGCGGCTGGACCGGCTCGAAGTACTTCTCGAATGCCGCGCTCACCAAGAAATCCCGTGCGGCCCATGTGAAGTCCTGCTTGGACATGTGGATCAAGGGCGATCTGCCGGGCGCACCCGCTGGTGCTGCCGCAGGCGTGTTCGACGGCATCGACCTGGACTGGGAGTGGCCTGCCAGCGAAGGCAACGCCGGCAACGTCGTACGGCCTGAGGACAAGCAGAACTTCACCGCGCTCGTCCGGGAGTACCGCAAGCAGCTCAACAAGCTCTCGTGGAACACACATCGCCGGCACAACCTGACGGCGTTCCTGCCGGCAGACCCGGTGCAGATCGACAAGGGCTTCGAGGTCCGCAAGGTCTTCCGTGACCTCACCTTCGCGACCACACAGGGGTACGACTACCACGGCTCGTGGGACCCGATCACGAACCAGCAGTCGGCTATCGACGGTCCGGCCGGTGATCCCAGCACTAGCGAGTTCAGCTCGCAGGTCACGATTGACGCCTACCTGCAGCGCGGAGCGCCTCGCAGCCAACTGGTCATGGGTGTGCCGTTCTACAGCCGCGGCTGGACCGGTGTCGGCCCGACCAACAACGGCCTCTTCCAGCCCGCGACGGGCGCGGCGCCTGCGACGTACGAGGATGGCTATGAGGACTACCGCCTGCTCAAGCCTCAGCTGAGCAAGTTCCAGGTTCACCGGGACAACAAGGCGGGCTTCGCGTGGCTCTACGACGGCAACACCTTCTGGACCTGGGATGACCCGATCGAGATGAAGCGCAAGGCTCGCTACATCTCCGACCGGCACCTGTCCGGCGCGATGATCTGGTCCCTGGACGGCGACACCTCCGACGGCCAACTCATCACCGCCTTGTACAGCGGCCTCCGCTGA
- a CDS encoding pirin family protein yields the protein MPAVTVSDITVLPRVETPDPALTSERAVRSVTSAPSGFEGEGFPVRRAFAGVDMRDLDPFIHMDQMGEVEYAPGEPVGTPWHPHRGFETVTYMLDGIMEHQDSNGGGGVISNGDTQWMTAGSGLLHIETPPEHLVVSGGLFHGIQLWVNLPRALKWAEPRYQDIRGGDSALLSTPDGGSLIRVIAGSVAGHNGPGSTHTPITLVHATVSPGAEMVLPWQPDYNALVYVLAGQGTVGNERRAIRKGQLAVFGPGDTLRTAAATSQPQAEPNLEVLVLGGRPIREPIAMAGPFVMNTRAEVVQAFEDFQAGKLGTIPAVHGAPTELRESN from the coding sequence ATGCCCGCCGTGACCGTCTCCGACATCACCGTGCTGCCCCGGGTCGAAACGCCGGATCCGGCGCTGACCTCGGAGCGCGCGGTGCGTTCCGTCACCTCCGCGCCGAGCGGTTTCGAAGGTGAGGGATTCCCCGTCCGCCGGGCCTTCGCCGGGGTGGACATGCGCGACCTGGATCCGTTCATCCACATGGACCAGATGGGCGAGGTGGAGTACGCGCCGGGCGAGCCGGTCGGCACTCCGTGGCATCCGCACCGCGGCTTCGAGACCGTGACGTACATGCTCGACGGCATCATGGAGCACCAGGACTCCAACGGTGGCGGCGGCGTCATCTCCAACGGCGACACCCAATGGATGACCGCCGGATCGGGCCTCTTGCACATCGAGACTCCGCCGGAGCACCTCGTCGTCAGCGGCGGCCTTTTCCACGGCATCCAGCTCTGGGTCAACCTGCCGCGAGCGCTGAAGTGGGCCGAGCCCCGCTACCAGGACATCCGCGGCGGCGACTCCGCACTGCTCTCCACGCCGGACGGCGGCTCGCTGATCCGAGTCATCGCCGGCTCGGTCGCCGGCCACAACGGGCCCGGGTCGACACACACCCCGATCACGCTGGTGCACGCGACGGTGAGCCCGGGCGCCGAGATGGTGCTGCCCTGGCAACCGGACTACAACGCCCTGGTGTACGTGCTCGCCGGGCAAGGGACGGTCGGCAACGAGCGCCGCGCGATCCGCAAAGGTCAGCTGGCGGTCTTCGGCCCCGGCGACACCCTGCGTACGGCGGCCGCGACCAGCCAACCGCAGGCCGAGCCCAACCTCGAGGTGCTCGTCCTCGGCGGCCGGCCGATCCGCGAGCCGATCGCCATGGCCGGCCCGTTCGTGATGAACACCCGCGCCGAGGTGGTCCAGGCCTTCGAGGACTTCCAGGCCGGCAAACTCGGCACCATCCCAGCCGTCCACGGCGCCCCGACCGAACTGCGCGAATCCAACTAA